One stretch of Desulfovibrio sp. TomC DNA includes these proteins:
- a CDS encoding ABC transporter ATP-binding protein produces MTLLSVEHINVAYGDVQIINDLSLTVEEGEVVSIIGGNGAGKSTLLKAISGLVPPTSGIIRFRNEPVQALPPEKIVERGLVHVPEGRRLFSLMTVAENLDIGAFNTRAYKDRRKTLHQVYEMLPRLLERQTQLAMTLSGGEQQMVAIGRGLMALPGLLMLDEPSLGLAPILVKSIFDTLRKIADTGTTVLLVEQDVNHSLRLSDRGYVLEHGRVAMSGPAKELLENPHVKSAYLGI; encoded by the coding sequence ATGACGCTGCTTAGCGTGGAACACATCAACGTCGCCTACGGCGACGTCCAGATCATCAACGACCTGTCGCTCACCGTCGAGGAAGGCGAGGTTGTCAGCATCATCGGCGGCAACGGGGCTGGGAAATCCACCCTGCTCAAGGCCATTTCCGGTCTGGTCCCCCCGACCTCGGGCATCATCCGCTTTCGCAACGAGCCGGTCCAGGCCCTGCCCCCGGAAAAAATCGTCGAACGCGGCCTCGTCCACGTTCCCGAAGGCCGACGGCTGTTTTCACTCATGACCGTGGCCGAAAACCTGGACATCGGGGCCTTTAACACCCGGGCCTACAAGGATCGCCGCAAGACCCTGCATCAGGTCTACGAAATGTTGCCGCGCCTGCTGGAGCGCCAGACTCAGCTGGCCATGACGCTGTCCGGCGGCGAGCAGCAGATGGTGGCCATCGGCCGTGGCCTCATGGCCCTGCCCGGCCTTCTCATGCTCGACGAGCCGTCCCTGGGCTTGGCCCCCATCCTGGTCAAGTCCATCTTCGACACCTTGCGCAAGATCGCCGACACCGGCACCACGGTGCTGTTGGTCGAACAGGACGTCAACCACTCCCTGCGGCTGTCGGATCGGGGCTACGTCCTGGAACACGGCCGGGTGGCCATGTCCGGTCCGGCCAAGGAACTGCTCGAAAATCCGCACGTCAAATCCGCCTATCTTGGCATATAA
- a CDS encoding ABC transporter ATP-binding protein, protein MSNILEITNLTKHFGGLTAVSALDLHIAKGEILALIGPNGAGKSTVFNLVAGVFAPSEGTIKFNGHTIQGQKPWDLCRLGLARTFQIVKPFAAKTVLYNVMVGAFLRTNSPKKAQEKADEVLVTLQLDHMRDKLAGNLTIADRKRLEIAKALATDPQLLLLDEVMAGLRPTEVDDMIGIIRGLRDRGVTVFVIEHIMRAVMALSDRVVVIQFGQKIAEGTPEAVTKDENVIKAYLGGEYDAA, encoded by the coding sequence ATGAGCAATATCCTGGAAATAACCAACCTCACCAAACACTTCGGGGGCTTGACCGCCGTCAGCGCCCTGGATCTGCATATCGCCAAGGGCGAGATCCTGGCGCTCATTGGCCCCAACGGCGCGGGCAAATCCACGGTATTTAACCTCGTGGCCGGGGTCTTTGCCCCCTCCGAAGGTACGATCAAGTTCAACGGGCATACCATCCAGGGCCAGAAGCCCTGGGATCTGTGCCGGCTGGGACTGGCCCGCACCTTCCAGATCGTCAAACCTTTTGCCGCCAAAACAGTGCTCTACAACGTCATGGTCGGGGCCTTTTTGCGCACCAATTCCCCCAAAAAGGCCCAGGAAAAGGCTGATGAGGTCCTCGTCACCCTCCAGCTTGACCATATGCGCGACAAGCTGGCCGGCAACCTGACCATCGCCGACCGCAAACGTCTGGAAATTGCCAAGGCCCTGGCCACCGATCCCCAGCTGCTGCTCTTAGACGAAGTCATGGCCGGCCTGCGGCCAACCGAGGTCGACGACATGATCGGCATCATCCGGGGCCTGCGCGACCGCGGCGTGACCGTCTTTGTCATCGAACACATCATGCGGGCCGTTATGGCCCTGTCCGACCGGGTGGTGGTCATCCAGTTCGGCCAGAAGATCGCCGAAGGCACGCCCGAGGCTGTCACCAAAGACGAAAACGTCATCAAGGCCTATCTGGGAGGCGAGTATGACGCTGCTTAG
- a CDS encoding branched-chain amino acid ABC transporter permease: MSRKQLDRTLLVLAALVAFALPLVVTSPTYLQILILLFFYAYLTTSWNLVGGFAGVLPLGHSVFVGIGAYASSILTLQYGISPWIGMLVGGLLAALIGIIIGLPTFRMRGAYFCLCTIAFAEGIRVMIENIDNIGPLRINGPRGLLIPLKDPSFWNYQFMSKLPYYYIILILLILVLGLTWFISRSKIGYYLAAGGEEPEAAAALGINVANYKLFAMAMSCFLTALAGTFYAQLMLYFYPKGLMGLDLSFEIAFIALIGGRGTIAGPVIGALLLRPLNEFTRIYLSDMLPGLHLVIFGLILILVMLYLPKGLTAPLAAIYDRLARKITVQGDAK, from the coding sequence GTGAGCCGAAAACAACTCGACCGAACGCTCCTTGTGTTGGCGGCACTGGTCGCCTTTGCGCTGCCCCTGGTGGTGACCTCGCCCACCTATCTGCAAATCCTTATCCTGCTCTTTTTCTATGCCTACCTGACCACCTCCTGGAACCTCGTCGGCGGTTTCGCCGGCGTGCTGCCGCTCGGGCATTCGGTCTTCGTCGGCATCGGAGCTTACGCCTCCTCCATCCTGACCCTCCAATACGGCATCTCGCCCTGGATCGGCATGCTGGTCGGCGGCCTGCTCGCCGCCCTGATCGGCATCATCATCGGCCTGCCCACCTTCCGCATGCGCGGGGCGTACTTCTGTCTGTGCACCATCGCCTTTGCCGAGGGCATCCGGGTCATGATCGAGAACATCGACAACATCGGCCCTCTGCGCATCAATGGTCCCCGGGGCCTGCTCATACCGCTCAAAGATCCGTCGTTTTGGAACTACCAGTTCATGTCGAAGCTGCCGTACTACTATATCATCCTGATACTCCTCATTCTGGTTCTGGGGCTGACCTGGTTCATCTCCCGCTCCAAGATCGGCTACTATCTGGCCGCTGGCGGCGAAGAACCCGAAGCTGCTGCGGCCCTTGGCATCAACGTGGCCAACTACAAGCTCTTCGCCATGGCCATGTCCTGCTTTTTAACGGCCCTGGCCGGCACGTTCTACGCCCAGCTCATGCTGTACTTTTATCCCAAGGGACTCATGGGCCTCGATCTCTCGTTTGAAATCGCCTTCATTGCGCTGATCGGCGGACGCGGCACCATTGCCGGCCCGGTTATTGGCGCCTTGCTCCTACGACCGCTTAACGAGTTCACCCGCATCTATTTAAGCGACATGTTGCCCGGCCTGCATCTGGTCATTTTCGGGCTTATCCTCATCCTGGTCATGCTCTACCTGCCCAAGGGTCTCACCGCGCCGCTGGCCGCCATCTACGACCGGCTGGCCCGCAAAATCACCGTCCAGGGAGACGCGAAATGA
- a CDS encoding branched-chain amino acid ABC transporter permease, which yields MTAVIQATLNGAMMGAMYGLTALGLTLIFGVMKVVNFAHGSLLMVGMFSAYWLIRLTGIHPYLALVIVPPVLFVFGYYLQDVVIKPVFKAEGQVREPLTVIIVTTGVWYVLDNLALMLFGAEYRTVRTAISNKSFALGQYIISIPKFSGFVVAILTAVGLAIFMRKTKTGKALRATSLDREAANLMGIDQYRVYNIAFGLGTAIAGIAGCVLIPFYYVYPSVGVVFDIRAFIIVVLGGLGSIPGALLGGLVIGLIESVFSQFMASTWTEAIIYAIFLIILFVKPSGFFGHKQDW from the coding sequence ATGACCGCGGTGATTCAGGCGACGCTTAACGGCGCCATGATGGGAGCCATGTACGGGCTGACGGCCCTTGGACTCACGCTGATTTTCGGCGTGATGAAGGTCGTCAACTTCGCCCACGGCTCACTGCTCATGGTCGGCATGTTCAGCGCCTATTGGCTGATTCGTCTCACGGGCATCCACCCGTATCTGGCCCTTGTCATTGTACCGCCCGTCCTGTTCGTTTTCGGCTACTATCTGCAGGACGTGGTCATCAAACCCGTGTTTAAAGCCGAAGGCCAGGTCCGCGAACCGCTGACGGTCATCATCGTCACCACAGGCGTCTGGTATGTCCTGGACAACTTGGCGCTCATGCTCTTTGGCGCCGAGTACCGCACCGTTCGCACGGCCATTTCCAATAAATCTTTCGCCCTTGGGCAATACATCATCTCCATTCCGAAATTCTCCGGTTTTGTCGTGGCCATCCTGACGGCCGTCGGTCTTGCCATCTTCATGCGCAAGACCAAGACCGGAAAAGCCTTGCGCGCCACCAGTCTTGACCGCGAGGCGGCCAACCTCATGGGCATTGACCAGTACCGCGTCTACAACATCGCCTTTGGCCTGGGCACGGCCATTGCCGGCATCGCCGGCTGCGTGCTCATCCCCTTTTACTACGTCTATCCGTCGGTGGGCGTGGTCTTCGACATCCGGGCTTTTATCATCGTGGTGCTCGGCGGCCTGGGCAGCATCCCGGGGGCGCTGCTCGGCGGCCTGGTCATCGGCCTTATTGAATCCGTGTTCTCGCAGTTTATGGCTTCGACCTGGACGGAAGCCATCATCTACGCCATTTTTCTGATCATTCTCTTTGTCAAACCATCAGGCTTCTTCGGCCACAAACAGGACTGGTAG
- a CDS encoding ABC transporter substrate-binding protein, whose protein sequence is MKNGSFTSLLAGCMGVALSAALFAVPALAADKTVKIGNVEPLSGPSASVGVQGKQAREMAVEEINAAGGIKSLGGAKLELVYADSKSDPTVGVTETERLINTEKVNLMTGCWNSAVTYPATQVAERYGIPFVVPVAVRDTITERGFKNVFRIAAKDSWWVRDQFRFLKDMQEETGVKLKKIAFLFENGDWGTGFAEKWRELAKKDGYEIVLDEPYPSTATDLTPVVTKLKSANPDIVMLVSNAADAILLTNTMAEMQLKPKVVLASGGGHADPTFLDNTDTNALGIFDEVEWNTDVNKPQAKPANEKFKKKYGYDLTGESVDAYVAMYVIADALERAASTDPAKIREALATTNLTTGPGMVVSYDGVQFDETGQNKNAGIVIVQVANVNGKPERVTVWPKAARRAGYTPVFPANK, encoded by the coding sequence ATGAAAAACGGTTCTTTTACGTCGCTTTTGGCCGGCTGTATGGGCGTGGCCCTCTCCGCCGCCCTGTTCGCCGTCCCGGCCCTGGCCGCTGACAAAACCGTCAAAATCGGCAACGTCGAGCCGCTCTCCGGCCCCTCGGCCTCGGTCGGCGTCCAGGGCAAGCAGGCCCGGGAAATGGCTGTGGAAGAGATCAACGCCGCCGGCGGCATCAAGTCGCTGGGCGGAGCCAAGCTGGAGCTGGTCTATGCCGACAGCAAGTCCGACCCCACCGTCGGCGTCACCGAGACCGAGCGCTTGATCAATACCGAGAAGGTCAACCTCATGACCGGCTGCTGGAACTCCGCCGTCACCTACCCGGCCACCCAGGTGGCCGAGCGCTACGGCATCCCCTTTGTGGTGCCGGTTGCCGTGCGCGACACCATTACCGAGCGTGGCTTTAAAAACGTCTTCCGCATCGCCGCCAAGGACTCCTGGTGGGTGCGCGACCAATTCCGCTTCCTGAAAGACATGCAGGAAGAAACCGGCGTGAAGCTCAAAAAGATCGCCTTCCTCTTTGAAAACGGCGACTGGGGCACCGGCTTTGCCGAGAAATGGCGCGAGCTGGCCAAGAAAGACGGCTACGAGATCGTTCTGGACGAGCCGTATCCCTCAACCGCCACCGACCTGACCCCGGTCGTGACCAAGCTCAAGTCGGCCAACCCCGACATCGTCATGCTGGTCTCCAACGCGGCCGACGCCATCCTGTTGACCAACACCATGGCTGAAATGCAGCTCAAGCCCAAAGTCGTCCTGGCCAGCGGCGGCGGCCATGCCGATCCCACCTTCCTGGACAATACCGACACCAACGCCCTTGGCATCTTTGACGAAGTCGAGTGGAACACCGACGTCAACAAGCCCCAGGCCAAGCCCGCCAACGAGAAGTTCAAAAAGAAGTACGGCTACGACCTGACCGGCGAGTCGGTTGACGCCTACGTCGCCATGTACGTCATCGCCGACGCCCTGGAGCGCGCTGCTTCCACCGATCCGGCCAAGATCCGCGAGGCCCTGGCCACCACCAACCTGACCACCGGACCGGGTATGGTCGTCTCCTACGACGGCGTCCAGTTCGACGAGACCGGACAGAACAAGAACGCCGGCATCGTCATTGTCCAGGTGGCCAATGTGAACGGCAAGCCCGAGCGCGTCACCGTATGGCCGAAAGCCGCCCGCCGCGCCGGTTACACCCCGGTCTTCCCGGCCAATAAATAG
- the gabT gene encoding 4-aminobutyrate--2-oxoglutarate transaminase → MNTTDKAQELQALRDRYVPKGHPNATPFFVESAKGALLRDVTGREFIDFVGGIGVLNVGHCHPKVVAAIKDQAGRYLHTCSMVTMYEPYVMLAKRLCDAAPGEGDKKAMFVNSGSEAVENAVKIARCHTGRSGVVAMKNAFHGRSLMAMSMTSKVKPYKFGFGPMAPEVYQYPYYAYCYRCPLGLTYPKCGVACADKMREFFVGTAAAENIACIVAEPVQGEGGFVVPPKEFFEKIRAICDETGIVFVADEIQSGFGRTSKLFAMEHFGVTPDLMCVAKSMGGGLPLAGVVGKAEIMDSVAPGGIGGTYGGNPLACRAGLAVMDIFEQDNLLAKAERLGNAVKRRFAAFKKQYELIGDERGLGAMRALEFVSDRAAKTPCPEAAKGVAKFCQDNGLLVLSCGNFGNCIRVLMPLVITREQLERGLDIMEEGIREVSKTLGK, encoded by the coding sequence GTGAACACCACCGATAAGGCGCAAGAACTGCAAGCACTGCGCGACCGTTATGTCCCCAAGGGACATCCCAACGCCACGCCCTTTTTCGTCGAATCTGCCAAGGGCGCTTTGCTTCGCGACGTCACCGGACGCGAGTTCATCGATTTCGTCGGCGGCATCGGCGTACTCAACGTCGGACACTGCCACCCCAAAGTCGTGGCCGCCATCAAGGACCAAGCCGGGCGTTATCTCCACACCTGCTCCATGGTCACCATGTACGAACCCTACGTCATGCTGGCCAAACGCCTCTGTGACGCGGCTCCGGGCGAGGGCGACAAGAAGGCCATGTTCGTTAACAGCGGCTCCGAGGCGGTGGAAAACGCCGTCAAGATTGCCCGCTGCCACACCGGCCGCAGCGGCGTCGTAGCCATGAAAAACGCCTTCCACGGCCGCTCCCTGATGGCCATGTCCATGACCAGCAAGGTCAAACCCTACAAGTTCGGCTTCGGTCCCATGGCTCCTGAAGTCTACCAGTACCCCTACTACGCCTACTGCTACCGCTGCCCGCTGGGCCTGACCTATCCCAAGTGCGGCGTAGCCTGCGCCGACAAGATGCGTGAATTCTTCGTAGGCACTGCCGCCGCCGAGAACATCGCCTGCATCGTGGCCGAGCCGGTCCAGGGCGAAGGCGGCTTTGTTGTCCCGCCCAAGGAATTCTTCGAAAAAATACGGGCCATCTGCGACGAGACCGGCATCGTGTTCGTGGCCGACGAGATCCAGTCCGGCTTTGGCCGCACCTCCAAGCTCTTTGCCATGGAACACTTCGGCGTCACTCCCGACCTCATGTGCGTGGCCAAGTCCATGGGCGGCGGGTTGCCGCTCGCCGGCGTGGTCGGCAAGGCCGAAATCATGGATTCCGTGGCTCCCGGCGGCATCGGCGGCACCTATGGCGGCAATCCGCTGGCCTGCCGGGCTGGCCTTGCCGTCATGGACATCTTTGAGCAGGACAACCTGCTGGCCAAGGCCGAGCGCCTGGGCAACGCCGTCAAACGGCGCTTTGCCGCCTTCAAGAAACAGTACGAACTGATTGGCGACGAACGCGGCCTGGGGGCCATGCGCGCCCTGGAATTCGTCTCGGACCGCGCCGCCAAGACCCCGTGCCCGGAAGCGGCCAAGGGCGTGGCCAAGTTCTGCCAGGACAACGGCTTGCTCGTGCTGTCCTGCGGCAACTTCGGCAACTGTATCCGAGTGCTTATGCCTCTGGTCATCACCCGCGAGCAGCTCGAACGCGGCCTCGACATCATGGAAGAAGGCATCCGCGAGGTGTCCAAGACCCTCGGCAAATAG
- a CDS encoding sigma-54 interaction domain-containing protein, whose amino-acid sequence MAAPFAASDILGSLSRPVLAVDADGRVAMANPAALTLFGPEAASPGAALRLARPDLWQHLARCLKEAAPIVDRLAVGTQTIVLSAFPVRRDGRVVGATTICRPSAGDAHPAMEGQLRSILDSVSDGIWICDGTGVILDINAASERLNSIEAAEYIGKNVACIVAERMVDRSATLDVLETKRQSSMIQHITKTGKQLLVTATPVLDDQGKVALVVVNERDVTELQNLRQGLQNARKVEERYRSELAELSLFELSQKDIVAQSPQMQRTLRTLLKLAQMDASRVLLLGESGTGKGLLAKFLHQVSPRSPKPFIQINCPAVPENLFEAELFGYEKGAFTGAKEDGKAGLIELAMGGTLFLDEVGDIPLSVQAKLLKYLDDHELRRLGGADPRIVECRVVAATNCDLEGLVERRQFRKDLYYRLNTFVVRIAPLRERREDIFGLAEFYLAQQNTRHGRAKRLSARAMRHLEAYDFPGNVRELVSIIQKAFVMSDDDDLTEALIEALAGDMPLPAAPSEPRPLVQSTEQASIRRLREAMAVCRTTREMAAHLGVSQATVVRKLKRYGLSRA is encoded by the coding sequence ATGGCCGCACCCTTCGCCGCTTCCGACATCCTTGGGTCGCTCTCCCGGCCGGTACTGGCCGTGGACGCCGATGGCCGGGTGGCCATGGCCAATCCTGCCGCCCTGACCTTGTTCGGCCCGGAGGCGGCCAGCCCCGGCGCGGCCTTGCGGCTGGCCAGACCCGACCTGTGGCAGCATCTGGCCCGCTGCCTCAAAGAAGCCGCCCCGATCGTTGATCGCCTTGCCGTCGGAACCCAAACCATCGTTCTCTCGGCCTTTCCCGTGCGCCGCGACGGCCGCGTGGTCGGGGCGACGACCATTTGCCGTCCAAGTGCCGGCGATGCCCATCCGGCCATGGAAGGACAACTGCGTTCCATTCTCGACTCCGTTTCCGACGGTATCTGGATATGCGACGGAACCGGGGTCATCCTGGACATCAACGCCGCTTCCGAACGCCTCAATTCCATTGAAGCGGCCGAATACATCGGCAAAAACGTGGCCTGTATCGTGGCTGAACGCATGGTCGACCGCTCGGCCACCCTCGATGTCCTGGAGACCAAGCGCCAGTCCAGCATGATCCAGCACATCACCAAGACCGGCAAACAACTGCTGGTCACGGCCACGCCGGTCCTTGACGACCAGGGCAAGGTGGCCTTGGTCGTGGTCAACGAACGCGACGTGACGGAACTCCAGAACCTGCGCCAGGGCTTGCAAAACGCTCGCAAGGTGGAGGAACGCTACCGCAGCGAGCTGGCCGAACTCTCCCTGTTTGAGTTGTCGCAAAAAGACATCGTGGCCCAGAGCCCACAGATGCAACGGACCCTGCGCACCCTGCTCAAACTCGCCCAAATGGATGCCTCCCGGGTGTTGCTCCTGGGCGAATCCGGCACTGGCAAAGGCCTGCTGGCCAAATTCCTGCATCAGGTCAGCCCCCGGTCGCCCAAGCCCTTTATTCAGATCAACTGCCCGGCCGTCCCGGAAAACCTCTTCGAGGCGGAACTGTTTGGGTACGAGAAAGGGGCCTTTACCGGGGCCAAGGAAGACGGCAAAGCCGGATTGATCGAATTGGCCATGGGCGGCACGCTGTTTCTCGACGAGGTGGGCGACATCCCGCTTTCGGTCCAGGCCAAACTGCTCAAGTATCTCGACGATCACGAGCTGCGGCGTCTGGGCGGGGCCGATCCGCGCATTGTCGAGTGCCGGGTGGTGGCCGCCACCAACTGCGACCTCGAAGGGCTGGTGGAGCGCCGCCAGTTTCGCAAGGACCTCTACTATCGGCTCAATACCTTTGTCGTGCGCATCGCCCCGCTGCGCGAACGCCGCGAGGACATCTTCGGTCTGGCCGAATTCTATCTGGCCCAGCAAAACACCCGCCACGGCCGGGCCAAACGCCTCTCGGCCCGGGCCATGCGCCACCTTGAAGCCTACGATTTTCCCGGCAACGTCCGCGAACTCGTCAGCATCATCCAGAAAGCCTTTGTCATGAGCGACGACGACGACCTCACGGAAGCGTTGATCGAAGCCCTGGCCGGCGACATGCCCCTGCCCGCCGCCCCGTCCGAACCGCGCCCTCTGGTCCAGTCCACCGAGCAGGCCAGTATCCGCCGCCTTCGCGAAGCCATGGCCGTCTGTCGCACCACCCGTGAGATGGCCGCCCACCTCGGGGTGAGCCAGGCGACCGTGGTGCGCAAATTGAAACGCTACGGCCTGTCCCGGGCCTGA